Proteins encoded by one window of Sus scrofa isolate TJ Tabasco breed Duroc chromosome 12, Sscrofa11.1, whole genome shotgun sequence:
- the LOC110256093 gene encoding olfactory receptor 1E5-like, whose protein sequence is MMGRNKTVISEFLLLGLPIAPEHQNLFYALFLAMYLTTVLGNLLITFLIQLDSYLHTPMYFFLSNLSFSDLCFSSVTIPKLLQTMQSQDPSIPYAGCLTQMYFFLFFADLESFLLVAMAYDRYVAICFPLRYTTIMSPKLCLSLVVLSWLLTTLHAMLHTLLMARLCFCGDNVIPHFFCDMSALLKLSCSDTGINELVIFIMGGLILVIPFLLIVMSYARIVSSILRVPSTRGIRKAFSTCGSHLSVVSLFYGTVIALYLCPSAKNSTVKETVMAMMYTVVTPMLNPFIYSLRNRDMKGALGRVFWKRKTPFSLCC, encoded by the coding sequence ATgatgggaagaaataaaactgtcatctcagagttcctcctcctgggcctgcCGATTGCACCAGAACATCAAAACCTGTTCTATGCTCTGTTCCTGGCCATGTATCTTACCACCGTCCTGGGGAACCTCCTCATAACTTTCTTGATTCAATTGGACTCTTACCTCCACACACCGATGTATTTCTTTCTCAGCAATTTGTCAttctctgacctctgcttctcttctgtgACTATCCCCAAGTTGTTACAGACCATGCAGAGCCAAGACCCATCCATCCCCTATGCCGGCTGCCTGACccaaatgtatttcttcctcttctttgcagACCTGGAGAGCTTCCTCCTTGtggccatggcctatgaccgctacgtggccatctgcttCCCCCTGCGCTACACCACCATCATGAGCCCCAAGCTCTGTCTCTCCTTGGTGGTGTTGTCCTGGCTGCTGACCACGTTGCACGCCATGCTGCACACCCTGCTCATGGCCAGACTGTGTTTTTGTGGGGACAACGTGatcccccactttttctgtgatatGTCTGCTCTGCTGAAGCTGTCCTGCTCTGACACGGGCATTAATGAGTTGGTGATATTTATCATGGGGGGGCTCATTCTTGTCATTCCGTTCCTACTCATCGTCATGTCCTATGCACGGAttgtctcctccatcctcagggTCCCTTCTACTAGGGGTATCCGCAAGGCTTTCtctacctgtggctcccacctctctgtggtgtcACTGTTCTATGGGACAGTAATTGCTCTCTATTTGTGCCCATCAGCTAAAAATTCTACTGTGAAGGAGACGGTCATGGCTATGATGTACACTGTGGtgacccccatgctgaaccccttcatctacagcctgaggaacagagacatGAAGGGAGCCCTGGGAAGAGtcttttggaaaaggaaaactcCCTTCTCTCTATGTTGCTGA